The following proteins are co-located in the Flavobacterium sp. CECT 9288 genome:
- a CDS encoding exostosin family protein, producing the protein MLKIYTDHLFITPENRKEVFPLLFDLCYTDNSILHSFYELVSTIEACDVAIVPVNLRRFGSRTELNQFISEAQKRRKIVWLYSGGDFGLTLDSAVHVFRNGGFHSKLPRTTFILPSFINDPFQNKDQGVVAIPKIAMPQIGFVGHAANSITKQLKELIGYCKNNLDIILKREQADFQNFYPSSTKRYHFLKQLSKSKKVATNFILRKNYSAGAKTVQDKAIARQEFFDNIAANPYTFCMRGAGNFSVRFYETLAMGRIPVVVNTDIRLPLDDQIDWSKHCVMVSEGNMIQELVAFHTDIEPKDFIQMQIDNRNLWLNFLEREAYFSTIYGIFKNKINEV; encoded by the coding sequence ATGCTGAAGATTTATACCGATCATCTGTTTATAACCCCTGAAAACCGGAAAGAAGTTTTTCCGTTGTTGTTTGATTTGTGTTATACAGATAATAGTATTTTGCACTCCTTTTACGAGCTGGTATCAACTATTGAAGCGTGTGACGTAGCAATAGTTCCTGTAAATTTGCGACGGTTTGGTAGCCGAACTGAATTAAATCAATTTATTTCTGAGGCTCAAAAAAGGCGTAAAATAGTTTGGCTGTATTCAGGTGGAGATTTTGGACTAACATTAGACTCGGCTGTTCATGTATTTAGAAACGGTGGTTTTCATTCTAAGTTACCAAGGACTACTTTTATTTTGCCGTCTTTTATCAATGATCCCTTTCAAAATAAAGATCAAGGAGTAGTTGCTATTCCTAAAATTGCGATGCCTCAAATAGGGTTTGTGGGGCATGCAGCTAATTCAATTACTAAACAGTTAAAAGAATTAATTGGGTATTGTAAAAATAATTTAGATATAATTTTAAAGCGGGAACAAGCTGATTTTCAAAATTTTTATCCTTCTAGTACAAAACGTTATCATTTTTTAAAACAATTATCAAAAAGTAAAAAAGTAGCAACTAATTTTATTTTGAGAAAAAATTATAGTGCTGGTGCAAAAACAGTTCAGGACAAAGCCATTGCAAGACAGGAATTTTTTGATAATATTGCTGCTAATCCGTACACGTTTTGCATGCGTGGAGCAGGAAATTTTTCGGTTAGGTTTTATGAAACGTTGGCCATGGGAAGGATTCCAGTAGTGGTTAACACGGATATCCGATTGCCTCTAGATGATCAAATTGATTGGAGTAAACATTGCGTGATGGTATCTGAGGGAAACATGATACAAGAGTTGGTTGCTTTTCACACTGATATTGAACCAAAAGATTTTATTCAAATGCAAATTGACAACCGTAATTTATGGTTGAATTTTTTAGAACGAGAAGCTTATTTTAGTACTATCTATGGTATTTTTAAAAATAAAATAAATGAAGTTTAG
- a CDS encoding glycosyltransferase family 2 protein has translation MDHTPPMISFLITHYNRPNDLLLCLNAIRGLDLCDYEIVVSDDASEAQHLEIIQQYPIDQLLLADKNGGLAANINRGLQACRGQYIIYCQEDFMLSSKLAIILPECLEHLASKKLDLIRFVSNMNFNSTSCVSTNISRIPKFAFRNFLQNYYQYSDHPFITTKDFHPTFGFYQEETSGRYGETEYAIRILKSAAKIGITKQAYASTIDGSQSVLANESKVVAKSFSFNKKAIHWARAFRLYAELLLYDKKNRGLKTYRNFRN, from the coding sequence ATGGATCATACACCACCAATGATAAGTTTTTTAATTACTCATTACAATAGGCCAAACGATTTGTTGCTGTGCCTAAACGCTATTCGTGGTTTAGATCTTTGTGACTATGAAATCGTGGTGTCTGATGATGCTAGTGAGGCACAACATTTGGAAATTATCCAACAGTATCCCATCGACCAGCTATTATTGGCTGATAAAAATGGCGGTTTAGCGGCAAATATCAATCGCGGTTTGCAAGCTTGCCGTGGACAGTACATTATATATTGTCAAGAAGATTTTATGTTGTCAAGTAAATTGGCAATTATTTTACCTGAGTGTTTAGAACACTTAGCTTCAAAAAAACTTGATTTGATTCGTTTTGTATCCAATATGAATTTTAACTCGACTTCGTGTGTAAGTACAAACATCAGTAGGATTCCAAAGTTTGCATTTCGTAATTTTTTACAAAATTATTATCAATATAGTGACCATCCTTTTATAACTACTAAAGATTTTCATCCTACTTTTGGCTTTTATCAGGAAGAAACTTCAGGACGATACGGAGAGACTGAGTACGCCATTCGAATTCTTAAGTCGGCTGCCAAAATAGGAATTACAAAACAAGCTTATGCTTCTACAATCGACGGCAGTCAATCAGTTTTGGCTAATGAAAGTAAAGTCGTTGCAAAATCTTTTTCTTTCAATAAAAAAGCGATCCATTGGGCGAGAGCATTTCGACTTTATGCAGAATTGCTATTGTATGATAAAAAAAATCGAGGTTTAAAAACGTACAGAAATTTCAGAAATTAA
- a CDS encoding glycosyltransferase family 2 protein, producing the protein MIIVFHHKNKVTAVKQNQLQIIGFVGQAIAAVMVELARKNQEEIIAWCAQEYAEALNENEIASLLHHQKMMISYGTAQESYLGRKIGYVEESPFLDVKKNVLYPTWLMSSTVGAIHANVLFLIAHKIPTNDHLDFFLNSAAKIGMLNGLLCYSEPRLLKKNINKNNEVEANNFVLFRFVRQHYKKRWLLLLFLNLIVFEKQLAFFPLIIAFTYQSRKKIKLSFDTIAVQSRKEVLSNRSIDVIIPTIGRKAYLHDVLKDLALQTHLPNKVIIVEQNPQLASVSELDFLQVSNWPFQIKHIFTHQAGACNARNVALNEVRSEWVFLNDDDNRFGSNLIEAVFEKVEQYGTEACTTAYLQQDETQIFNTIHQSGIFGSGNSFVKASALQHIRFDAALEFGYGEDTDFGMQLRQSGVDIIYFPSLYITHLKAPMGGFRIKTQQKWDNDLVVPKPSPTVMYVFRKHYTREQLLCFKLVSFFKLLKKEPWRNWGSFIHQYERKWQSSLYWSKKL; encoded by the coding sequence GTGATCATTGTTTTCCATCATAAAAATAAGGTTACTGCTGTTAAGCAAAATCAATTGCAAATCATTGGTTTTGTAGGTCAAGCTATTGCCGCTGTTATGGTGGAGTTGGCACGCAAAAATCAGGAGGAAATCATCGCTTGGTGCGCACAAGAATACGCTGAAGCTTTAAACGAAAACGAAATTGCATCTTTGCTTCATCATCAAAAAATGATGATCTCCTATGGCACAGCACAAGAAAGTTATTTGGGTCGCAAAATAGGTTATGTAGAAGAATCTCCTTTTTTAGATGTAAAAAAAAATGTGTTGTATCCCACCTGGTTGATGAGTAGTACAGTGGGAGCTATTCACGCCAATGTTTTGTTTTTGATAGCTCATAAAATTCCCACTAATGATCATCTGGATTTTTTCCTGAACTCTGCTGCTAAAATAGGGATGTTGAACGGGCTTTTGTGTTATTCAGAACCCCGATTACTGAAAAAGAATATAAACAAGAACAATGAAGTTGAAGCAAATAATTTTGTCTTGTTTCGTTTTGTAAGGCAGCATTACAAAAAAAGATGGTTGCTACTGTTATTTTTAAATTTAATTGTTTTTGAAAAGCAGTTGGCATTTTTTCCGTTAATTATTGCCTTTACTTACCAGTCTAGAAAAAAAATAAAGCTTAGTTTTGATACTATTGCAGTGCAATCTAGAAAAGAGGTGCTAAGCAATAGAAGCATTGATGTTATAATACCAACCATTGGCAGAAAAGCATACTTACATGATGTTTTAAAAGACTTGGCGTTGCAAACGCATTTGCCAAATAAAGTGATTATTGTGGAGCAAAACCCACAACTAGCGAGTGTCTCCGAGTTGGATTTTTTACAAGTTTCAAATTGGCCTTTTCAAATAAAACATATTTTTACCCATCAAGCAGGTGCTTGTAACGCGCGAAATGTAGCATTAAATGAGGTGCGTAGTGAATGGGTATTTTTAAATGATGATGACAATCGTTTTGGGTCAAACCTTATTGAAGCTGTTTTTGAGAAAGTAGAACAGTATGGTACAGAGGCTTGTACAACTGCTTATTTGCAGCAGGATGAAACTCAAATATTCAATACCATTCATCAATCGGGTATCTTTGGCTCAGGCAATAGCTTTGTTAAAGCCAGCGCTTTGCAACACATTCGTTTTGATGCTGCTTTAGAATTTGGTTACGGTGAGGATACCGATTTTGGGATGCAATTACGTCAATCAGGTGTCGATATTATTTATTTTCCAAGCTTGTACATCACTCATTTAAAAGCACCAATGGGCGGATTTCGAATCAAAACGCAACAAAAATGGGATAACGATCTTGTCGTACCAAAACCATCGCCAACGGTCATGTACGTTTTTAGAAAACATTATACAAGAGAACAATTATTATGTTTTAAATTAGTTTCGTTTTTTAAATTACTTAAAAAAGAGCCATGGCGCAACTGGGGTTCATTTATACATCAGTACGAACGCAAATGGCAAAGCAGCTTATATTGGTCTAAAAAATTATAA
- a CDS encoding UDP-glycosyltransferase, translating into MNKKVFVFFPDGVGLRNFAFTQFKELGEERGNTIVYWNNTVFSLEKELGYKELPLKNHKIHPLTPLYTRARKHVELNVSQKKFKDPVYATYKFPFSYKGIKNILKSVFTQILIGLNSSEAGIIRIRKRINSLERSTKKYQYCKAQLQAHKPDLVFCTTQRATQSISALLAAQDLGIPTVGFVYSWDNVPKAMQLIETDFYCVWSDLMKKEVLTYYPFIKENQVSVTGTPQFEPHFDTRLAQSRMDFCNQHNLDYHKKYICFSGDDETTSPLDQFYLEDLAQAVRSLNSKGHNLGIIYRKCPVDTTTRYEKIVQQYQDIIAVIDPLWTSKGTQWNEILPTKADLGLLYNVCEHSEFVANVCSSTVFDFVLHNKSCLYFNYEQPQLKKGIRDIGQNYNYVHFRSMPSPYAAVFCTHKKDLEFLVEQILEEKVSNVSVGKKWFDIVASNHPSVASKTIWDTIETILKN; encoded by the coding sequence ATGAATAAAAAAGTTTTTGTTTTTTTTCCAGATGGAGTAGGGTTGCGCAATTTTGCATTTACTCAGTTTAAGGAATTGGGAGAGGAACGCGGTAATACTATTGTATACTGGAATAACACGGTATTTTCACTTGAAAAAGAATTGGGTTATAAGGAATTACCACTCAAAAATCATAAAATACATCCACTAACACCTTTGTACACTCGAGCTAGAAAGCATGTTGAACTGAATGTATCTCAAAAAAAATTCAAGGACCCCGTTTACGCCACCTATAAATTTCCCTTTAGTTACAAAGGAATCAAAAATATTTTAAAGAGTGTCTTTACCCAAATACTCATTGGCTTGAACTCCTCTGAGGCAGGTATAATTCGCATTAGAAAACGAATCAATAGTTTAGAACGTTCTACAAAAAAATACCAGTATTGCAAAGCCCAGCTTCAAGCCCATAAACCAGATCTTGTTTTTTGTACCACACAGCGTGCCACACAATCTATAAGCGCATTGCTTGCTGCCCAAGATTTAGGAATTCCTACAGTAGGTTTTGTCTATTCTTGGGATAATGTTCCAAAGGCGATGCAACTCATAGAAACAGATTTTTATTGTGTTTGGAGTGATCTGATGAAAAAAGAAGTATTGACTTATTATCCGTTTATCAAAGAAAATCAAGTTTCTGTAACTGGAACTCCACAGTTTGAACCTCATTTTGATACGCGTTTGGCACAAAGCAGAATGGATTTTTGTAACCAACATAATTTGGATTATCATAAAAAGTACATCTGTTTTTCGGGCGATGATGAAACGACCTCGCCACTGGATCAGTTTTATTTAGAGGATTTGGCGCAAGCCGTACGAAGTTTAAACAGTAAAGGACATAATCTGGGAATAATTTACAGGAAATGCCCCGTAGATACTACCACGAGATATGAAAAAATAGTACAGCAATACCAAGATATTATTGCTGTGATAGACCCTTTGTGGACCTCCAAAGGAACACAATGGAATGAAATTTTACCCACAAAAGCTGATTTAGGTTTGTTGTATAATGTATGTGAACATTCAGAATTTGTGGCCAATGTGTGTTCCTCAACTGTTTTTGATTTTGTTTTGCACAATAAATCCTGTTTGTATTTTAATTACGAGCAACCTCAATTAAAAAAAGGCATTCGGGATATAGGTCAAAACTATAACTATGTTCATTTTAGGAGTATGCCCAGCCCATATGCTGCCGTTTTTTGTACCCATAAAAAAGATTTAGAATTCTTGGTTGAGCAAATTTTAGAAGAAAAAGTATCCAATGTTTCAGTAGGGAAAAAATGGTTTGATATTGTTGCATCAAATCATCCATCAGTTGCGTCTAAAACTATTTGGGATACCATAGAAACTATTTTAAAAAACTAA
- a CDS encoding glycosyltransferase family 4 protein: protein MHLAFLTSEYPHERVAHAAGIGTSIKNLVVALVQLEVKVTVIVYGQKENLILEENGVSIHMIKHKKYKMMGWFLHRKYLQSYLNRLILNQNIDVVEAPDWTGITAFMNLKVPLVIRFHGSDTYFCHLEQRKQKWKNYWFEKLAVNKAMAYIAPTTYAGKVSKELFHIKGKRIQTIHYGLALENFENEKPIQYNRATILYIGTIIRKKGVLELPAIFNIVRAKFPEVKLVLIGGDASDIATGSTSTWELLQQSFDSEDAKNVTYLGKIPYQEIQKHIKQAQVCIFPSYAETLGMVTIESMALRKPVVNTSIGWAQELIEEGISGYLVHPSNHNTYAEKIFTILENDALAATMGDEARKRVETFFDIKKIAQQNLVFYQSILVKS from the coding sequence ATGCACCTTGCTTTTTTAACTTCGGAATACCCACACGAACGCGTAGCTCATGCTGCCGGAATTGGTACTAGCATTAAAAATTTAGTGGTAGCATTGGTACAACTTGAGGTAAAAGTAACCGTAATAGTATATGGGCAAAAAGAGAATTTAATCCTAGAGGAAAATGGGGTTTCTATACATATGATTAAGCATAAAAAGTATAAAATGATGGGATGGTTTTTGCATCGCAAATACCTACAATCCTATTTAAATCGTTTAATTTTGAATCAAAATATTGATGTTGTTGAGGCCCCTGATTGGACAGGAATAACGGCATTTATGAATTTGAAAGTACCATTGGTTATTCGTTTTCACGGAAGTGATACTTATTTTTGTCATTTAGAGCAACGAAAACAAAAATGGAAAAATTATTGGTTCGAAAAGCTTGCAGTCAATAAAGCAATGGCCTACATAGCGCCAACTACTTATGCGGGTAAGGTTTCAAAAGAATTGTTTCATATCAAAGGGAAGCGCATTCAAACCATTCATTATGGCTTGGCGCTAGAAAATTTCGAAAATGAAAAACCAATCCAATACAATAGAGCGACCATTTTGTATATTGGCACCATTATCCGTAAAAAAGGTGTTCTGGAATTGCCTGCTATTTTTAATATCGTGCGTGCGAAATTCCCAGAGGTCAAACTGGTTTTGATTGGCGGAGACGCATCTGATATAGCAACGGGATCAACATCTACTTGGGAGTTATTGCAGCAAAGTTTTGACAGTGAAGACGCAAAAAACGTAACGTACTTAGGTAAAATACCGTATCAAGAAATCCAAAAACACATAAAACAAGCGCAAGTGTGTATTTTTCCTAGTTATGCTGAAACGCTTGGTATGGTGACTATTGAGTCCATGGCGTTGCGCAAACCTGTGGTAAATACATCAATTGGATGGGCACAAGAATTGATTGAAGAGGGAATTAGTGGCTATTTGGTGCATCCGTCAAACCACAATACCTATGCTGAAAAAATTTTTACAATTCTCGAAAACGATGCGCTGGCTGCAACAATGGGAGATGAAGCACGCAAACGTGTAGAAACTTTTTTTGACATCAAAAAAATAGCCCAGCAAAATCTAGTATTTTACCAATCAATACTTGTAAAGTCGTGA
- a CDS encoding glycosyltransferase family 2 protein codes for MKFSLIICTYMRPKAVVKLLQSVAKQSLYPDEILIIDGSENQDTENAIAQHDFDKVAYYKVRESERGLTKQRNFGIQKRDKNSQVICFLDDDTVLTPTYFFEIIQTFKSNINIAGVGGVATNENKWQEKKQNISYHPHYFYQWENYVYPEGLRNVVRNYLGLSSPLHPGKMPNFSHGRTCGYPLTGKIYDVDLLIGMSMSFRASVFKELQFSTYFEGYGLYEDADFSLRVIQYGRNVINTKAQLHHYHEPYGRPNQYKYGKMVVRNGWYVWRVKNPNPKIKDRLKWHAITVLLLCIRGTNSLRGNDKKAAFLETIGRVVGWISVLFSPPQIQNKDCGGF; via the coding sequence ATGAAGTTTAGTCTCATTATATGTACGTACATGCGCCCAAAAGCCGTGGTCAAATTGTTGCAATCTGTTGCGAAGCAGTCCCTTTATCCAGATGAAATTCTAATCATTGATGGGAGTGAGAACCAAGATACGGAAAATGCTATTGCACAACATGATTTTGATAAGGTGGCTTATTACAAAGTACGTGAATCAGAAAGAGGTTTAACAAAGCAAAGAAATTTTGGAATTCAAAAAAGAGATAAAAATTCTCAAGTAATTTGTTTCCTTGATGATGATACTGTTCTTACTCCGACGTATTTTTTTGAGATTATACAAACTTTTAAAAGTAATATAAATATCGCAGGGGTTGGCGGTGTTGCCACTAACGAAAATAAATGGCAAGAAAAAAAACAGAATATTTCTTATCATCCTCATTATTTTTATCAATGGGAAAATTACGTTTATCCCGAAGGATTACGTAATGTAGTTCGTAATTATCTGGGTTTGTCTTCTCCATTACATCCGGGAAAAATGCCTAATTTCTCCCATGGTCGCACTTGCGGTTATCCCTTGACAGGCAAAATCTATGATGTAGATTTGTTAATTGGCATGTCAATGTCCTTTCGGGCAAGTGTTTTTAAGGAGTTACAATTTTCTACTTATTTTGAAGGATATGGTTTATATGAAGATGCTGATTTCAGTTTGAGAGTCATACAATATGGTAGAAATGTTATCAATACAAAGGCTCAATTGCACCACTATCACGAACCTTATGGTAGACCAAATCAATATAAATATGGTAAAATGGTTGTTCGAAACGGTTGGTACGTGTGGCGAGTGAAGAATCCAAATCCTAAAATCAAGGATAGGCTCAAGTGGCATGCAATTACCGTTTTGTTATTGTGCATCAGAGGTACAAATTCTTTGAGAGGCAATGATAAAAAAGCCGCATTTTTAGAAACCATAGGAAGAGTTGTGGGTTGGATATCGGTTTTATTTTCTCCGCCGCAAATACAAAATAAGGACTGTGGAGGCTTTTAA
- a CDS encoding FkbM family methyltransferase, giving the protein MKSKFQTAKDKKQIANRRTFYMQFLKEGSLFFDIGANYGNRIEPLVNEPIKIIAIEPQIECVRFLQKRFGKKITVLQNGVGKTMDSKLMYIATNANILSSFSKDWIDSTKYSGRFSAIEWDKTRTIEMVTLDYLIATYGKPDFVKIDVEGFELEVLQGLTQTFKTLSIEYTVPERSEELLACLSYLNNLTQQQAQYNYCITENTNFALPNWVSYDQMLNEVKANRFVHSLFGDVYVKFIPRVE; this is encoded by the coding sequence ATGAAATCCAAATTTCAAACCGCAAAGGATAAAAAGCAAATTGCAAATCGCAGGACGTTTTATATGCAGTTTTTAAAAGAGGGTAGTTTGTTTTTTGACATTGGAGCCAATTACGGTAATAGGATTGAACCCTTGGTTAACGAGCCAATAAAAATTATTGCCATTGAACCACAAATAGAATGTGTTCGTTTTTTGCAAAAACGATTTGGTAAAAAAATTACTGTTTTACAAAATGGTGTAGGTAAAACAATGGATAGTAAACTGATGTACATTGCCACAAATGCTAATATTTTGTCCTCTTTTTCGAAAGATTGGATTGATTCTACAAAATACAGTGGTAGGTTCAGTGCTATTGAATGGGACAAAACGAGAACTATTGAGATGGTAACTTTAGATTATCTTATAGCAACTTATGGTAAGCCTGATTTTGTAAAAATAGACGTAGAAGGTTTTGAACTAGAAGTGTTGCAAGGTCTCACTCAAACATTTAAAACGTTATCAATAGAATATACTGTGCCGGAGCGTTCTGAAGAACTTTTAGCTTGTTTATCGTATCTAAATAACTTGACACAACAACAAGCACAATACAATTATTGTATTACTGAAAACACAAATTTTGCTTTGCCAAATTGGGTTTCATACGATCAAATGTTAAACGAAGTGAAAGCTAATAGATTTGTACATTCACTATTTGGAGATGTTTATGTTAAATTTATACCTAGAGTTGAGTAG
- a CDS encoding methyltransferase domain-containing protein, with the protein MQKHIIHPDSNAKLVSFTKDFFYFEDGSMLPVFNGIPVLFSTQSMFCYEDICKAKVTTQNGAHLDTSNLKNYIRRKMLPALCADFNMDQRYAELAKRLAKGSKVLIVGVGEKATYYKNIFSDCEVITTDVHATFKPDYIFDGHYIPFENACFDLVLAAQVIEHTLHPWLFCEELQRVTKINGFLQIEAPQSFPYHAEPYDFFRFTFTGMRSLFRECAVVTSEITEGNAANVAVTVSNFFINTSSTRWIRSAWLFVTRLTLGWMKYLDRPKVSLTRRSVSMPKGYAFTFQKDSQPRSSKDLLTEFYQLKK; encoded by the coding sequence ATGCAAAAACACATTATTCATCCTGATTCAAATGCTAAATTAGTATCATTTACAAAAGATTTTTTTTATTTTGAAGACGGTAGCATGTTGCCTGTTTTTAATGGGATTCCAGTTCTTTTTAGCACACAGTCGATGTTTTGTTACGAGGATATTTGCAAAGCCAAAGTGACTACTCAAAATGGGGCTCATTTAGACACCTCAAACCTGAAAAATTACATCCGTAGAAAAATGTTGCCTGCTTTATGTGCTGATTTTAACATGGATCAGCGGTATGCTGAACTAGCAAAAAGGTTGGCTAAAGGCAGTAAAGTGCTTATTGTAGGTGTGGGTGAAAAAGCTACTTATTATAAAAATATTTTCAGTGATTGTGAGGTTATAACCACTGATGTTCATGCTACTTTTAAACCAGATTATATTTTTGACGGGCATTACATCCCGTTTGAAAATGCTTGTTTTGATCTTGTTTTGGCGGCACAAGTTATAGAGCATACTTTGCATCCGTGGCTTTTTTGTGAAGAATTACAAAGGGTTACCAAAATAAATGGTTTTTTGCAAATAGAAGCTCCACAATCATTTCCATATCATGCTGAACCCTATGATTTTTTTAGATTTACTTTTACTGGTATGCGAAGTTTGTTTCGGGAATGTGCCGTTGTTACTTCTGAAATAACTGAGGGGAACGCAGCAAATGTAGCGGTTACGGTATCTAATTTTTTTATCAATACTTCTTCTACTAGGTGGATAAGGAGTGCATGGTTGTTTGTTACAAGATTGACATTAGGATGGATGAAATATCTAGACCGCCCGAAAGTTAGTCTTACCAGACGATCCGTTTCAATGCCAAAAGGGTATGCGTTTACTTTTCAAAAAGATTCTCAGCCCCGATCTTCAAAAGACTTATTAACGGAGTTTTATCAATTAAAAAAATGA
- a CDS encoding MBOAT family protein, with amino-acid sequence MFFNSLAFAVFLPIVFILYWFVCNKNKSYQNALLIVASYYFYSCWDWRFLFLLIFSTFLDYYTGIQIEKSSSKTARKFWFWLSIAINLGFLGVFKYYNFFADSFSQLVNGFGFKTSPLLLNVVLPVGISFYTFHGLSYVIDIYYKRIKAEYNFVDYSLFVSYFPLLVAGPIERATHLLPQVKVKRSFDYQKAKEGVFQFVWGLVKKVVIADTCATYANAIFDNYPSMNTLSLVLGAVYFAFQIYGDFSGYSDMALGMSKLFGIDLLRNFNYPYFSRDIAEFWRRWHISLSSWFKDYLYIPLGGSSGGMAMKIRNTFIIFLVSGFWHGANWTFVAWGFINALYFLPLLILNRNRSNMETVGLNWNFSGIKVFFSMLTTFALTCLAWIFFRSKSIEAAYEYIVRMFSNRIFEIQYLENQRYNYEILLLILAFVLVEWKNRQQVEPISGKYSYLRLSLCLVAIVALGTYADYKEFIYFQF; translated from the coding sequence ATGTTTTTCAATTCACTTGCCTTTGCGGTATTTTTGCCCATTGTTTTTATCTTGTATTGGTTTGTTTGTAATAAAAACAAGTCCTATCAAAATGCACTTCTTATTGTAGCGAGCTATTATTTTTATTCGTGTTGGGACTGGCGTTTTTTATTTTTGTTAATTTTCTCCACGTTTTTAGATTATTACACGGGGATTCAAATAGAAAAAAGCAGTAGTAAAACGGCGCGCAAATTTTGGTTTTGGCTTAGTATAGCAATCAATTTAGGATTTTTAGGAGTATTTAAGTACTACAATTTCTTTGCTGATTCGTTTTCTCAATTGGTAAATGGTTTTGGTTTTAAAACCAGTCCATTGTTACTTAATGTGGTGTTGCCGGTAGGAATTTCTTTTTACACCTTTCACGGATTATCTTACGTGATTGATATTTATTACAAGCGCATCAAAGCCGAATATAATTTTGTAGATTATTCGTTGTTTGTGAGTTACTTTCCTTTGCTTGTGGCTGGTCCTATTGAGAGAGCGACCCATTTATTACCACAAGTAAAAGTAAAGCGCAGTTTTGATTATCAAAAAGCTAAAGAAGGTGTATTTCAGTTCGTGTGGGGATTAGTCAAAAAAGTAGTCATTGCGGATACTTGCGCAACTTATGCGAATGCTATTTTTGATAATTACCCGTCTATGAATACCTTATCACTTGTTTTGGGTGCTGTGTATTTTGCGTTCCAAATTTACGGTGACTTTTCGGGCTACTCTGATATGGCATTGGGAATGTCAAAATTGTTTGGGATTGATTTGTTAAGGAATTTTAATTACCCCTATTTTTCAAGAGATATAGCTGAGTTTTGGAGGCGTTGGCACATTTCGCTTTCTTCTTGGTTCAAAGATTATTTGTATATTCCGCTAGGAGGTAGCTCAGGAGGTATGGCTATGAAAATTAGAAATACTTTTATCATTTTCTTGGTTAGTGGTTTTTGGCATGGAGCCAATTGGACTTTTGTTGCTTGGGGTTTTATCAATGCCTTGTACTTTTTGCCCTTGTTGATTTTAAATCGCAACCGTTCGAATATGGAAACGGTTGGTTTAAATTGGAATTTTAGCGGTATTAAAGTATTCTTTAGCATGCTGACTACTTTTGCTTTAACCTGTTTGGCTTGGATATTTTTTAGGTCCAAATCTATTGAGGCTGCCTATGAGTACATCGTACGAATGTTTTCGAATCGTATTTTTGAAATACAGTATTTAGAGAATCAAAGGTATAACTATGAAATTTTACTTCTGATATTAGCTTTTGTTCTTGTAGAATGGAAAAATCGTCAGCAAGTAGAACCTATTTCTGGAAAATACAGTTATTTAAGGCTGAGTCTTTGTCTTGTTGCTATTGTAGCTTTAGGCACTTATGCTGATTATAAAGAATTTATTTATTTTCAGTTTTAA